The DNA region CCGAGGTACCTGCTTCACGTCCAATCAGTTCGAAAATTTCCTTAGATCAAATGAGGTACAGCATGTACTCAACGCTACTGGTTCACCACAAGCAAACGGACAAGTCGAAAGGGTTAACCGCGTACTTCGACCCATACTCAGCAAACTTTCGGACTCTTATGATCACGATGATTGGAATTTGCATTTACTGGATGCTGAATATGCGTTGAATAATTCAAAGCACGCCAGTACGAAGTTTTCACCCTCAGTTCTCCTGTTTGGTATTGAACAACGGGGTCATTTAATTGATGAACTAACGGAGTTTTTAGACGAGCGTCGTGGAAGTACACTAAATGATTTAAGCGACATTCGGGCTGAAGCATCggcaaatataattaaatctCAGCTTACCAATGAGGCATATTTTCGTAAAAATCATAAACCAGCAGCTAAATATGAAGTTGGAGATTATGTAGTAATGCGGAACATTGATAGCAACACTCAGCAGAATAAGAAGTTGATTCCTAAATATAAAGGTCCGTACATAGTCCATAAGGTATTGCCTAACGATCGCTATGTCATTAGGGACATTGAGGGCTGTCCAATAACTCAGATGCCATATGATGGCATATTAGAATCAAACAAGTTGAAGAAATGGAGTGAGCCGTATGAAACCGTTAACGAAATTTGAATTACTAATATTTACACATAAAT from Anopheles coluzzii chromosome X, AcolN3, whole genome shotgun sequence includes:
- the LOC120957668 gene encoding uncharacterized protein LOC120957668, producing the protein MNRPDALTVLNSAIIKALAQCHAAPRDPVLNATKWDIHIESAETSSPLRLLRCTIWVPMDSMRKLRTKYCLAKLKRRPKRIISDRGTCFTSNQFENFLRSNEVQHVLNATGSPQANGQVERVNRVLRPILSKLSDSYDHDDWNLHLLDAEYALNNSKHASTKFSPSVLLFGIEQRGHLIDELTEFLDERRGSTLNDLSDIRAEASANIIKSQLTNEAYFRKNHKPAAKYEVGDYVVMRNIDSNTQQNKKLIPKYKGPYIVHKVLPNDRYVIRDIEGCPITQMPYDGILESNKLKKWSEPYETVNEI